In one window of Hevea brasiliensis isolate MT/VB/25A 57/8 chromosome 10, ASM3005281v1, whole genome shotgun sequence DNA:
- the LOC110672533 gene encoding uncharacterized protein LOC110672533, translating to MSTQAQGVRGPTLRGYRRRKAMLDLNVPPSENRDQEGTSTEGVQHGEEASQQGQPVPPATIDVEAIDDDDVIESSPRAFAEAKSNARRNNAQRTHGSTVVVDVDSGRTTRLTYNNHNKRRRVLPDQTIINCEHYVNLEGSSSSMRDNVPSPPPVPKEPTFNCPICMGPFVEETSTKCGHIFCKACIKAAIRVKAKCPTCRKRVIGKNLIRVFLPATSSL from the exons ATGAGTACTCAGGCTCAGGGAGTGAGGGGCCCTACCTTAAGGGGGTATCGCAGGAGGAAGGCAATGCTTGACTTGAATGTGCCTCCAAGTGAAAACAGGGATCAGGAAGGAACTTCAACTGAGGGTGTGCAACATGGAGAGGAAGCAAGTCAACAAGGGCAGCCTGTACCACCTGCTACAATCGATGTTGAGGCTATTGATGATGATGATGTTATTGAATCTTCCCCGAGGGCTTTTGCTGAA GCTAAGAGTAATGCTCGAAGAAACAATGCCCAAAGAACCCATGGAAGTACTGTTGTAGTCGATGTAGATTCAG GACGAACAACTAGGTTGACTTATAATAACCATAACAAGCGCAGACGAGTTCTACCAGACCAAACAATTATCAATTGTGAACATTATGTAAATTTGGAAGGCAGTAGCAGCTCCATG AGAGATAATGTACCGTCACCACCTCCAGTTCCAAAGGAGCCAACCTTCAACTGTCCGATTTGCATGGGtccatttgttgaggagacatcgACAAAATGCGGGCACATTTTCTGTAAGGCTTGCATTAAGGCTGCAATTAGAGTAAAGGCAAAATGTCCTACATGTAGGAAAAGAGTCATTGGTAAAAACCTTATTAGGGTGTTCCTTCCTGCAACCAGTTCATTGTGA
- the LOC110672534 gene encoding oleoyl-acyl carrier protein thioesterase 1, chloroplastic encodes MLKLPCNSADQIQALASQCRFLTHHHNRPRFTCRPNVVVLCSPVSKSSVVQAVVSEGGTTRVDSVRESLTNRLRLGSLTEDGLSYKEKFIVRSYEVGINKTATVETIANFLQEVGCNHAQSVGFSTDGFATTPTMRKMHLIWVTARMHIEIYKYPAWSDVVEVETWCQNEGRIGTRRDWILTDCATGQLIGRATSKWVMMNQDTRRLQKVTDDVRDEYMVYCPRELRLAFPEDNNRSLKKILKLEDPAQHSKLGLVPRRADLDMNQHVNNVTYIGWVLESMPQEIIDTHELQTITLDYRRECQHDDVVDSLTSVEPTEDSELQPTNGSATATAGDQDCQDFLHLLRLSSNGLEINRGRTEWRKKSIR; translated from the exons ATGTTGAAGTTGCCCTGTAATTCTGCGGACCAAATCCAAGCCCTAGCTTCTCAATGTAGATTCCTTACCCATCACCATAACAGGCCTCGTTTCACTTGCCGCCCCAATGTAGTCGTTTTATGCTCCCCTGTCTCTAAGAGCTCCGTCGTTCAGGCTGTTGTGTCTGAGGGAGGGACTACCCGTGTCGATTCTGTCCGTGAGAGCTTGACCAACCGCCTCCGCTTGGGGAGCTTGACGGAGGATGGCTTGTCTTATAAGGAGAAGTTTATCGTTAGGAGCTATGAGGTTGGGATTAATAAAACTGCCACTGTTGAGACCATTGCTAACTTTTTGCAG GAGGTTGGCTGTAATCATGCTCAAAGTgttggattttcaactgatggaTTTGCTACAACACCCACAATGAGGAAGATGCATCTCATATGGGTAACCGCTCGCATGCACATTGAAATATACAAATACCCTGCTTG GAGTGATGTAGTTGAAGTGGAAACATGGTGCCAAAATGAAGGAAGAATTGGAACCAGACGTGATTGGATTCTAACAGACTGTGCCACTGGTCAGCTTATAGGAAGAGCCACAAG CAAGTGGGTGATGATGAACCAAGATACTAGGCGGCTTCAAAAAGTAACTGATGATGTCCGAGATGAGTACATGGTTTACTGCCCACGAGAACTCAG ATTGGCATTTCCAGAGGATAATAATCGCAGCTTGAAGAAGATTTTGAAACTAGAAGATCCTGCTCAACATTCCAAACTAGGACTTGTG CCTAGAAGAGCAGATTTGGACATGAATCAACATGTTAATAATGTCACTTACATTGGATGGGTTCTAGAG AGCATGCCTCAAGAAATCATTGACACCCATGAACTGCAAACAATCACCTTGGATTACAGAAGGGAATGCCAACATGATGATGTAGTTGATTCCCTCACAAGTGTGGAACCTACTGAGGATTCAGAGCTTCAACCAACAAATGGTTCTGCCACTGCAACAGCTGGCGACCAGGACTGCCAAGACTTTTTACATTTACTCAGATTGTCAAGTAATGGGCTTGAAATAAACCGCGGCCGCACTGAGTGGAGAAAGAAATCCATAAGATaa
- the LOC110672530 gene encoding uncharacterized protein LOC110672530 isoform X2, whose product MDGDPNAQGQHHYLKTCSKPNLDLGSVVYFLGYTEKEELTVGEGKVVIATDNLIKLSTDGITWSPGSAGFDVQGNLAFMICDPMKLATSPNTKSSSTSSSSSTSLKKDSPMQFGIPIPIICDWLNQHWEGSLDELTKPKLPIIRLMSTGQKSEHSCASFTLRQVFKSTDVDNDGTPSSSNTISKPGDQHGPGCSGVANIAKEGTQTTEPHAVHVQGISTPEIYESRKLTAAPIRKTESAQVQLLDINFPPRITKAAFQPPPCNQLRPNSDENCVKELPVQSPSGGDQITDGGIESPEADAEIASTGSVNGAQSEVQSSSSPVVVSGMHNGYGSEEETMYSAETAESRNYPSPIEGRFQHVGRSQSCASHNRWKNASHRNPVAPRSMLEQQRSSIHGKKMHSQGATSQRSNDYFSPTVSSIMKKRNNLEQPTKPKQSAVHSSPRWMF is encoded by the coding sequence ATGGATGGAGACCCCAATGCCCAAGGACAACATCACTACTTGAAGACATGTTCAAAACCAAATCTGGATCTCGGCAGTGTTGTTTACTTTTTGGGCTACACGGAGAAGGAAGAACTGACAGTTGGTGAGGGAAAGGTGGTAATTGCCACTGACAATCTCATAAAACTGTCAACCGATGGAATAACATGGAGCCCTGGGTCTGCTGGATTTGATGTACAAGGAAATCTTGCTTTCATGATCTGTGATCCTATGAAATTAGCCACATCTCCAAATACCAAATCTTCTTCAACTTCATCCTCATCCTCAACATCCTTGAAGAAGGATTCTCCTATGCAATTTGGTATTCCTATTCCCATCATCTGTGATTGGTTAAACCAGCATTGGGAAGGCAGCCTTGATGAACTTACCAAACCCAAATTACCAATCATTAGATTGATGTCCACAGGCCAGAAGAGTGAGCATTCTTGTGCTTCCTTCACACTCCGACAGGTTTTCAAGTCAACTGATGTGGATAATGACGGAACCCCTTCGTCATCAAATACAATCTCCAAACCTGGCGACCAACATGGACCAGGTTGTTCAGGTGTGGCAAACATTGCAAAAGAAGGAACGCAAACCACTGAACCTCATGCAGTCCACGTTCAGGGAATCTCGACTCCAGAAATTTATGAGTCACGAAAGCTGACTGCAGCTCCCATTAGGAAAACGGAAAGTGCCCAAGTTCAGCTTTTGGATATAAATTTCCCCCCAAGGATCACCAAAGCTGCCTTTCAACCACCACCATGCAATCAACTGCGCCCTAACTCTGATGAGAATTGTGTTAAGGAACTTCCTGTGCAGAGCCCATCAGGTGGAGATCAAATCACGGATGGAGGAATTGAAAGTCCTGAAGCAGATGCTGAGATTGCATCTACTGGTTCTGTAAATGGAGCCCAAAGTGAGGTCCAGTCTAGTTCCTCACCGGTGGTGGTTTCAGGAATGCATAATGGATATGGCAGCGAGGAAGAGACCATGTACTCTGCCGAAACTGCTGAGAGCCGAAACTATCCGAGTCCTATAGAGGGAAGATTTCAGCACGTGGGAAGGAGCCAAAGTTGTGCGAGTCACAATAGATGGAAGAATGCTTCCCATAGGAACCCAGTGGCCCCTAGGTCAATGCTAGAACAGCAGAGAAGCTCTATCCATGGGAAGAAGATGCATTCACAAGGCGCAACATCTCAAAGGAGTAATGACTACTTCAGTCCAACTGTGTCTTCAATAATGAAGAAGAGAAACAACTTGGAACAGCCTACCAAACCAAAGCAAAGTGCAGTTCACTCTTCTCCAAGATGGATGTTCTGA